The following is a genomic window from Desulfovibrio sp. JC010.
TTGCTTCAGCCTCCTGCGCTCTGGAAAGAGCCTTGCGGGCAGACTCGGCCTCGCCTTCAGCCACGGCAAAAGCCTTGGCTGTTTCGGCATTGCTGCTTCCAATAGCAGTGAGCATACTGTTGAATGAACCGGCCAGATCACCGAGTTCATCGGTGCTTTTGCTCTCAAGATATTTAAAATCTTCCCCGCCGGAAGCAATGGAATCGCCGACCCGTTTAATATCCCGGACAATCTTCCTGATCGGTCGGACAACACCAAACATATTCAACGCAATCAACACAAAAGAAACAGCAACAGCCAATATGGAGAGCAACCACATAAGCTGTTCCGCAGCAAGCTGCGCCTTTGCATAATCCCCGGCACTCTCTTCCCTGATGGAGGTGCCCAGATCACGCAGCGCGATCTCCGCCTGAACCATCTGGGCCATGGCTTTGTTCATATTGCCGTTCTCGGCAAAATATCCCTTAAAGGAGTTCAGGTAATCAGCAGTTAAATCCGTCAATTGCTTAAAAAGCTTGGCTTCACGACCATTAGGAAAGGTTGCGGACATCATAGGCAGACTTTTACCCATGGTAGCTTCCTTGTCGATTCCAAGCAGTTTTTCCATATCAACAATAAGGCCGCGTCCGCTGTCTTCATCTTTGTACAGAATAAAATCCTTGGCCATTTCCTGAAAGCCGAGAGGTTTGTTCAGCAGGATGGCGGCAATCTCTTTTTGCTCTGCAAGCAAATTCATTTCCACCATAATGGACTGCAACGCAGCCGCATCGCTATGTCCGGCAGCCAGTTTCTTTTTCAGCTTCCGTGATTTTCTGGCTACAGCCTTGTTCAGAGACTGGGCTTTAGCGAGAATGCCTATAGAGGCTTCCCGTAGCCCCCGGACCATTTCAGTTCCTTTATTGAAATGAGACTGATAGGAGATAAAAGCTTTATGAAAGGACTCAAATGCCGCTTTGTATTTTCCGGCAGCCAGTGCATCAGCCCCCTGATCCTGTTTTCCGCTGATCAGAACTATCTGCCCCTCCAGATTCTTGAACAGCTCGTCATACTTAAGAAGAGGTTCCGGGTGCTTACCGTCTTTGCTCACAGCAAAAGTTTCGCGGTTTATCAACCAGTCAAAGGCTGCCGACTGAGCCTCCTGACCGGTTGAAATAATTTCATCCAGAGAACTGCGGGCTTCCATTTTTTGGGAAAGTGTATGCAGACTGTAAAGTCCCATTCCGCCAAGCATCAAAGCACATGCAAGCAGGACGGCGAAAGCACCGGTCAATTTATGGGCAAGTCTTAATTTAAACATGCTGGAATCTCCTATAGCTCCGAAAAGCAAACGACACTCATTATCAGATTCATTCCGTCAATGAATCCAAAAAATCAATATTTATGCATTATGCAAATAGCAGGGAAAGACTCAGTAAAAACATAATTAAATTCAGTAAACAAAAATCTGATTTAACCCAAAAATTAAATTTAAAAATATATTTTTCCTTGACATTGTTCTGACAATGAATTTCATTGTCGCCATGTCCGAAGCAAATGAAAAAGCCCAGTTCAAGGGGACTACCAACATGAAAAAAATCGCTTCCCTCCCGTTAGCCGCTGTTGCCGAAGCACTGGCAGGAACTGACGGATATCTGGCGGTGGATGATTTCTTCAGTCGGGCAAAGCCGGATTTTCCTGATGTCGATCACGAAGATATTCAGCGCGTGCTGGATTTACTGGTCGCCTACGGCATGGCCCGCCGCCTTGATTTCGGCTGCGGGGTATTTTTGTATTCAAAAAAACAGGTAGAGGCTCCCCCCTTCTTTCCTGTCAGTGATGGTGGCCCGTTAACGATTGAGCACTCAAATCAGGAACAGGCTGAAACGAATAAAACCATAAGCTTCTACCAACCGTTAAAACGTTTAACTATGCTGTTCAAAAGGGAAAAAACGTATGGATCTGGAACTCATGCTTGGTCTTCGTGACCATATAAATATTGAAAAACATACTCCGGGCAGCTTGAAACTTAAATTCGGCATGGAGCTGATCGTTAATCCCAAAGTGGTTAAATATGTTAAAGTCAACGGTTTCGGACCACCCAAGGGAGAGGAAATGCCCGGCATGACCGGAACCAGATTTAATCCGCTGACCCGTTGCATGACCATTTCCTATGATGAAGAGATCCTCAAACCGGAACTCCTGCAAAAACTTTTCACCTGTGAATGCGAAGATGAAT
Proteins encoded in this region:
- a CDS encoding methyl-accepting chemotaxis protein encodes the protein MFKLRLAHKLTGAFAVLLACALMLGGMGLYSLHTLSQKMEARSSLDEIISTGQEAQSAAFDWLINRETFAVSKDGKHPEPLLKYDELFKNLEGQIVLISGKQDQGADALAAGKYKAAFESFHKAFISYQSHFNKGTEMVRGLREASIGILAKAQSLNKAVARKSRKLKKKLAAGHSDAAALQSIMVEMNLLAEQKEIAAILLNKPLGFQEMAKDFILYKDEDSGRGLIVDMEKLLGIDKEATMGKSLPMMSATFPNGREAKLFKQLTDLTADYLNSFKGYFAENGNMNKAMAQMVQAEIALRDLGTSIREESAGDYAKAQLAAEQLMWLLSILAVAVSFVLIALNMFGVVRPIRKIVRDIKRVGDSIASGGEDFKYLESKSTDELGDLAGSFNSMLTAIGSSNAETAKAFAVAEGEAESARKALSRAQEAEAKAAEARKEGILRAVASLERIVESLVGASEDLSDQIAGAAAGSEELQQQTASSSSALTELGVSIQEVSNNSSGAAESADQVMRTARSGAEVVDDAKQAIFGVRTETDTLKTSLEDLSSRADDIGQIMTVINEIADQTNLLALNAAIEAARAGEAGRGFAVVADEVRKLAEKTLHATTDVGDTIKAIQQSTAKNMKGMESAERAVAKSTGFAEDAEQSLREIVKHAEESNTQVHTIASAVDEQSVAADNISMATENINTSAMDMAETMSRSSSATQALKELAAELDDLIDSLKNEE